ATCTTCAAGCTTAATTCAGTTGACCACATCAGAATAGAAGTTGAGGACGCTAAATCTGACTTCCTTTCGCTGTCATTTCCTCCAAACACCTGGCACTCTATGTGTGCAACCTGGCGCTCTGACAATGGATTGGCTCAGCTGTGGGTGGACGGCAAGGCAACCATCAAGAGATTCATCAAAACTGGGACCATCACTGGAGCACCCATCACCATCCTGGGCCAAGAGCAGGACTCCTATGGCAAAGGTTTCGATGCAACTCAATCTTTCATTGGTATGATGACTGACGTCCACATGTGGGACTATGTCCTCTCCACCTCTGAGCTCAAACGCTATATGGATCATGTGCACTTCACTGCAGGCAATGTGTTCAACTGGAGAGCCCTGGAGTACACTATCACAGGGCAGGTTTTGGTGGAGGAACAGTCGGAAGTTATGTAACAGGATGTAAAGCAGTGACTTATGTTCCTTGGAGATGATCAGGAGataattaaatgattaaaatctCTTCAGACGCTTG
This DNA window, taken from Epinephelus moara isolate mb chromosome 6, YSFRI_EMoa_1.0, whole genome shotgun sequence, encodes the following:
- the LOC126391148 gene encoding serum amyloid P-component-like; this encodes MKSLLLLMVMVATCCATPEDLSGKVFVFPKEGTTDYVKLLTSKTEFTSLTTCLRFQTDITRNYGLFSMATPSRSNAFLIFKLNSVDHIRIEVEDAKSDFLSLSFPPNTWHSMCATWRSDNGLAQLWVDGKATIKRFIKTGTITGAPITILGQEQDSYGKGFDATQSFIGMMTDVHMWDYVLSTSELKRYMDHVHFTAGNVFNWRALEYTITGQVLVEEQSEVM